A segment of the Candidatus Pelagisphaera phototrophica genome:
CATCTGTACCTGCGTAAGGGTAGTGAAACGATAGCTTAAACTGGGAATGGTTCTCCATCTGACGAACCCTTTGGGAGTCGTTTCCCGTTCGGAATTCGGATCAATCGGGATCTCTCACTGCTGATATCCTTCATTTTGTTAGCGCAATTGGGTTGAAATTCCTGACTGACTTGCCGAAAAGATCCGTCCTTTTAAAGGGAAACCAAGGTTCCTAGATTTTTATGAAGAGATTGCTCCTTACACTATCGCTCATCCCCGCAGTATTCGGGGCGGAGTCCGATCCGGCTATCCGTGAGTTTTACGACGAGAAAGCGGAAATTCGCATGCGGAATTTCGAAAAACCGGACGATGTAGTCATAAAATTGTGGGCGGACGAATCTCAGACACAGAATCCGTCTGCGATCACGTTCGACTCTCAAGGCCGCCTTTACGTGGCTGAGATTAATCGCTGGCGGACTGGGGTCGACGATATTCGCGAGCGTCGCATGATGCTGGTTGAGGATATTCAAATTGAGAGCAATGCGGATCGATTGAAGATGTTCCAGAACCACGCGGCTCAGTTCCCCATGGAATACTATTCGAGCAAGGCGGACCAGATCAGTTTGCTGGAGGATACCGACGGGGACGGAAGGGCTGATAGCTCGAAGATATTCGCGGGAGGATTCAATGACCCATTGGATGGTCCTGGCATTGGATTGATTGAGCGCGACGGTAAAATCTACTACACGAATGTTCCCCATCTCTGGATGCTGGAGGATTTGGACGGGGATGGCGTGTCAGACAAGAGAACGTCTTTGCAGGACGGATTCGGAATCCGCATGAGCTTTTCAGGCCATGACATGCATGGCCTGACCTGGGGGCCAGATGGTAAGCTGTATTGGTCAATTGGGGACCGTGGGTACAATGTGAATACTAAGGAAGGCGAGCATTTTTTTGGTCCCAATAAAGGGGCTGTCTTTCGCTGCGATCCGGACGGGTCGAATGTAGAACTCTTCTATGACGGATTGAGAAACCCACAGGAGCTTGCCTGGGACGACTATGGGAATCTTTTTACGGCGGACAACGATGCGGACGGTGTAGACTTGGAGCGTATCAATTATCTGGTGGAGGGTGGCGACTCGGGCTGGCACGCAGGGCACCAGTCGATCATGTCGTTTACCAAGGACCTAGAGCTCAGATCCTCGAAATATACCGGTGATGCGAAATTGCCGCTCAGTTGGATAACTGAGCACGTTTGGGAAGTTCGCAATGACAAGCAGCCAGCATTCATCCTTCCCGGTATAGGGCAGCTGATAGGGGGGCCGTCGGGACTGGTTTTTAACCCATCAAGCAGCATGGGCGAAAAGTACGACGACAAGTTTTTTGTCATCGTCTACAAAGGTTCTCTGAGCCAGTCCTACATTTCCATGTTCAATGTAGAGGAAGACGGCGCGTCCTATAAGATGATCAACAACGAGACGTTTTTCCGAGGTTCGAACTGTGTCGACATCGATTTTGGACCGGATGGCAAACTGTATATTTCGGATTACAACTATGGAGGTTGGCTGAATCAGGACGTAGGGAATATTTATGCGATGGACGTCCCCGGTCAAATCGACAAGCCGGAAGTCACTGAGAATGAGGCAATATTGCTATCTGACTTTGCGCAGTACGAAGTACAGGAATTGGCTGAGATGCTGGGTCGAGACCATTTGCAAATTCGTCAAAAGAGTCAGTTCGAACTAGCGAAACGTGGTAGGCTGGGAATCGAGGCGTTCACGCGTGCCGCGACACGCGCGGAGCTGCCCACGCTGGTCCGTATTCATGGCGTTTGGGGATTAGGTCAGATGGCTGCGGATGAAGGACTGTCCATTTTGGAGCCACTCCTTGATTTGCTTTCCGACTCGAACGACCAAGTGCGCATTCAGTCCGCTCGTGTTTTGGGAGACCTTCGTGTGGTAAAATCAGCTGACCTCCTTGTGAAAGCCCTTCGCGACGAGCATCCTCGAGTGGCGATGTACGCGGGAATTGGCCTGGGCCGAATCGGCTATGCTCCGGCTGTCTCCGAATTGTATTCAGCCATTGACCGCAACCAAGACAAGGACCTATGGCTGCGTCACGGAGCCATTATGGGATTAGTGGGAATCGAAAAATCGAACTGGGAGCGCGGAATTGAAGATGATTCGGAATATGTGCGAATGGGGGCGTTGCTCGCCTTGCGAAAGCTTCGAGACCCACAGATCGCGGAGTTTCTCCAAGATCCGGAAAAGTCGCTAGCTTACGAGGCTATCCGCGCGATAAACGATCTCCCTCTCTTGTCGGTAGAGGGAGAATTGGCAGGTATGATCGGAGATTTTCTTCCGGGTGGTGTTGGCGAAATGCCGGAGACCGATGTAGACGCGTTTATGCACCATCGCATTATTAATGCGAACTACTACCAGGCAAAAAAGGAGAATGCCCGAGCGCTCTTGAAATACGCGGCTAACGCAGAATTACCTGCACGTCTTCGTCGCGAGGCACTGGCGGCGATAGAAGGTTGGAGCGACCAAAACCCAATTGATACGACGACGGGTTTGCCCCGGGATAATCCCGCCGTCCGAGATGCGATCGATGACGTTGTGAAATCCGAGATTGCGACTATTTTGGAGACTGCGGAAAGCGACGTGTTGATTCAGTCTACGCGTCTCGCATTGCTTTATGGATACGAGGCGGATCGAGAACTACTTTTGGCCCAACTCGAGAATGAGAAGAACTCGGCAGAGGTTCGAGTCTCTGCCCTGGACGCTTTGACGGAACGCAAGGATCAGGCATTAGAACGGTTGGCCCTTGCGAATTTGAAAGATAGGCAAGCGAGTTTGCGTTCGAGTGCGTTGCGAGCCCTGCTCGTTGCGAATCCTGCGAAAGGAGTTCAAGAGGCTATTAGGTTTTCGAAGTCAGGAGCAATCGTCACGCGTCAAAATGCGATTGCGATGCTTGGAGCCCAGTCAGATTCGGTGTCAGGCAACTACCTGCAAACACAGCTTCAGGCGCTAATTGAGGGTAAGGGAAATTCGAAGACGAAATTGGACATTATTGAAGCGGCTCGAAATCGGCCGGATTTGGATATCAAGAAACTGGTTACGAATTACGATCAATCGATCGCGTCGGCTGAGCCCATAGTCAAATATGCCGTTAGCCTTCAAGGAGGGGACGTTGATCGTGGAGAGGACGTCTTCATGAACCATGGCGCAGCCCAGTGTGTGAGGTGCCATAAAGTGAACGACTATGGAGCGGAAGTCGGTCCTGATTTGACAACGATTGGGCGCAACCACGACCGGGAATACCTATTGGAAGCGATCGTCGATCCTGGAGCCGTTGTGGCCCCTGGTTTTGGAACGATGGTCCTGACTCGCAAGAATGGTGAAGTGGCGAGCGGGCTCTTAATGGATGACAACGAGGATGGAGTGAGCTTGAAACTTCCCGATGGAAAGATAGAAAAGGTCAGCTATTCCGACATCGCTTCGAAGCAACCTCCCATATCCGGAATGCCTCCCATGGGACTTCTCCTCAGCCACGGCGAAGTGCGAGATCTGGTCGCCTATCTAAGCAGTCTGAAACACGCACCAAAGTTGGACGGCGACGAGCACGAATAGAGAAGCGGCTGGCCTGCTAATCCCATACAAGAGGGGCTGCAATGCGTTTGAATCATGTCGCTATCAACTCTCTAGTAGGGAAAATTCGTGACATTTCGGGCAGTTGATGGGCAATGTCTAGCTAGCCATGAAATTCGAGCATTACGCAATAAATGTTGAAGAACCAGTCGCGGTAGCGGACTGGTATGTCGCCCATTGTGAAATGAGCATCGCCCTCTCTATCGATGGACCTCCTTACATGCGATTCCTGGCGGACAAGACGGGCCGCGTAGTGGTTGAGCTTTATTGCAACCTTGCCGCAAAAGTGCCGGACTACAAGTCGATGGATCCGATCGAGTATCATTTGGCCTTTGCGGTTGAGGATGCCGAGTCGGAGATGAATCGACTGATTGAAGCCGGTGCGTCTTTTGTCGTTGAA
Coding sequences within it:
- a CDS encoding VOC family protein; the protein is MKFEHYAINVEEPVAVADWYVAHCEMSIALSIDGPPYMRFLADKTGRVVVELYCNLAAKVPDYKSMDPIEYHLAFAVEDAESEMNRLIEAGASFVVEVNPQEGSRLIMLRDPFGMSLQLCQRVQPFTIKD
- a CDS encoding PVC-type heme-binding CxxCH protein, yielding MKRLLLTLSLIPAVFGAESDPAIREFYDEKAEIRMRNFEKPDDVVIKLWADESQTQNPSAITFDSQGRLYVAEINRWRTGVDDIRERRMMLVEDIQIESNADRLKMFQNHAAQFPMEYYSSKADQISLLEDTDGDGRADSSKIFAGGFNDPLDGPGIGLIERDGKIYYTNVPHLWMLEDLDGDGVSDKRTSLQDGFGIRMSFSGHDMHGLTWGPDGKLYWSIGDRGYNVNTKEGEHFFGPNKGAVFRCDPDGSNVELFYDGLRNPQELAWDDYGNLFTADNDADGVDLERINYLVEGGDSGWHAGHQSIMSFTKDLELRSSKYTGDAKLPLSWITEHVWEVRNDKQPAFILPGIGQLIGGPSGLVFNPSSSMGEKYDDKFFVIVYKGSLSQSYISMFNVEEDGASYKMINNETFFRGSNCVDIDFGPDGKLYISDYNYGGWLNQDVGNIYAMDVPGQIDKPEVTENEAILLSDFAQYEVQELAEMLGRDHLQIRQKSQFELAKRGRLGIEAFTRAATRAELPTLVRIHGVWGLGQMAADEGLSILEPLLDLLSDSNDQVRIQSARVLGDLRVVKSADLLVKALRDEHPRVAMYAGIGLGRIGYAPAVSELYSAIDRNQDKDLWLRHGAIMGLVGIEKSNWERGIEDDSEYVRMGALLALRKLRDPQIAEFLQDPEKSLAYEAIRAINDLPLLSVEGELAGMIGDFLPGGVGEMPETDVDAFMHHRIINANYYQAKKENARALLKYAANAELPARLRREALAAIEGWSDQNPIDTTTGLPRDNPAVRDAIDDVVKSEIATILETAESDVLIQSTRLALLYGYEADRELLLAQLENEKNSAEVRVSALDALTERKDQALERLALANLKDRQASLRSSALRALLVANPAKGVQEAIRFSKSGAIVTRQNAIAMLGAQSDSVSGNYLQTQLQALIEGKGNSKTKLDIIEAARNRPDLDIKKLVTNYDQSIASAEPIVKYAVSLQGGDVDRGEDVFMNHGAAQCVRCHKVNDYGAEVGPDLTTIGRNHDREYLLEAIVDPGAVVAPGFGTMVLTRKNGEVASGLLMDDNEDGVSLKLPDGKIEKVSYSDIASKQPPISGMPPMGLLLSHGEVRDLVAYLSSLKHAPKLDGDEHE